The genome window TTTTATGTGCTGATAATGACAACCATCGTTACTTTTCAGACCTTTTCGCAGGTATATTTAATGACGGATAAAGGGGGTCCCCTAAATACCACCAAACTGATTGTTTACTATATTTATGAAAAGGGCTTTGATACACTGGAAATGGGTTATGCGAGCGCCGTCGCTTTAGCTTTATTTATAATCATTCTGGGTTTAACCATTTACCAGAAACGGCTGGAAAAGTATGTTAATTATTAAGGAAGTGCATAATGGGTGAAACAATAAGAATGACGCTTATTTATATAGTTCTCATTATTTGCGGACTGGCAATGATCATTCCTTTTTTATGGATGCTTTCCACTTCATTGATGACCCAATCGGAATTTAACAAACAGGAAAGCGTTTTTATTCCCAAAGAGACATATTATGTTTGGGATAAGGGAAATCAACAACAGAAGATAATTTTGGTGCAGGAAAAGGGCAAGATTAGCGTAGTTCATATATTAAACAACGATAATAAGATAATTGAAGAATATAAGGAAGTTCCCTCTGCGCAAGTAAAAAAGATTACTAAAGTCCCCAGTTTCCATTGGGATAATTATATTAAAGCATTTAACAAAGTTCCTTTCGCCATCTATTTTAAAAATACTATTTTAGTTAGTTTATTCACTTTGCTGGGTGTGTTAATTACTTCTCCGCTGGCAGCTTATGCTTTTGCCAGGATGGAATTTTTCGGTAGGGATTTCTTGTTCTATCTTTTTTTAAGTATGATGATGGTTCCTGAGCCAATTTACCTTGTTTCTTCTTATGTTTTACTGGATAAAATTAGTTGGCTTGATACTTATCAAGCGCTTATCGTTCCTTGGTGTGTAAACATTTTTACCATATTTTTGTTCCGGCAGCATTTTAAATCCTTGCCGCAAGAACTTTTTGATGCAGCCGCCATTGACGGATGTAGTACTTTTGGAATGCTATGGAGAATTATGCTTCCTCTTTCCAAACCAGTGATTGCCACTGCTTCCATTTTTTCCTTGATTGGCAGTTGGAACAGTTTTATGTGGCCATTGGTTATGACTAACAGACCAGAACTAAGGGTGTTACAGGTAGGGCTTAGTTATTTTAATCAGGAAGCATCCACGCAGACCACTTTACTGATGGCTGCTTCCACTTTCAGTATTGTGCCCATTTTGATTTTGTTCTTTATGGCACAAAAACAAATCATCGCCAGTTATGCAAAAGCAGG of Candidatus Cloacimonas sp. contains these proteins:
- a CDS encoding carbohydrate ABC transporter permease, with the translated sequence MGETIRMTLIYIVLIICGLAMIIPFLWMLSTSLMTQSEFNKQESVFIPKETYYVWDKGNQQQKIILVQEKGKISVVHILNNDNKIIEEYKEVPSAQVKKITKVPSFHWDNYIKAFNKVPFAIYFKNTILVSLFTLLGVLITSPLAAYAFARMEFFGRDFLFYLFLSMMMVPEPIYLVSSYVLLDKISWLDTYQALIVPWCVNIFTIFLFRQHFKSLPQELFDAAAIDGCSTFGMLWRIMLPLSKPVIATASIFSLIGSWNSFMWPLVMTNRPELRVLQVGLSYFNQEASTQTTLLMAASTFSIVPILILFFMAQKQIIASYAKAGLKD